One window of Pectobacterium carotovorum genomic DNA carries:
- the fliE gene encoding flagellar hook-basal body complex protein FliE: MSVQGIDGVLQQMQVKALQAADMPIARPSVEPGFASELKAAIDKISDTQQTARTQAEKFTLGVPGVALNDVMVDLQKSSISMQMGIQVRNKLVSAYQEVMNMSV, from the coding sequence ATGTCAGTTCAAGGTATTGATGGCGTTTTACAGCAAATGCAGGTTAAAGCTCTGCAGGCTGCTGACATGCCAATAGCCAGACCATCGGTAGAACCTGGTTTTGCCAGTGAGTTGAAAGCCGCGATCGATAAGATCAGCGACACGCAACAGACGGCTCGTACGCAGGCTGAAAAATTTACCTTGGGTGTGCCGGGCGTTGCATTGAATGATGTGATGGTGGATTTGCAGAAATCATCTATTTCAATGCAAATGGGTATTCAGGTGCGTAATAAACTGGTATCTGCGTATCAGGAAGTGATGAATATGTCCGTTTGA
- the fliF gene encoding flagellar M-ring protein FliF encodes MNASLTGSATGKNSFGEILNRLRANPKIPLLIAAAATIAIVVALTLWAKGPDYRVLYSNINDRDGGAIVSELTKLNIPYRFAENGGAIMIPAANVYETRLRLAQLGLPKGGAVGFELLDQEKFGISQFSEQINYQRALEGELSRTIETLGPVQNARVHLAIPKPSLFVREQKAPSSSVTLTLQPGRALDEGQINSIVYMVSSSVAGLPPDNVTVVDQTGRLLTQAGGSGRDLNAAQLKYSNEVEAMYQRRIESIIAPMVGMGNVHAQVTAQIDFSAREQTDEQYQPNQPPDKAAVRSQQTSQSEQKGGPNVGGVPGALTNQPAPAPTAPIATPPNNANANNQAGQQNQNNAAGAQANAANANTVIQTSNVRNDATTNYEVDKTILHTKHSTGGVKRLSAAVIVNYQPPGEDGKPVALTEEQIKQIETVAREAMGFSTERGDTLNVVNTPFMDSTDGSGELPFWQKQAFFDLLMEAGRWLLVLIVAWILWRKLVRPQLQRKAQQQEAALAAAALSQGADSDVMVNLSSSEVEQQRKSQQRVNAEMQSNRIREMAENDPRVVALVIRQWMSTEL; translated from the coding sequence ATGAACGCCTCATTAACCGGCTCCGCTACCGGTAAAAATAGCTTTGGCGAAATACTCAACCGGTTACGCGCCAATCCGAAAATTCCGCTATTGATCGCAGCCGCTGCGACCATTGCGATCGTCGTTGCGTTGACGCTATGGGCCAAAGGTCCAGACTATAGAGTGCTTTATAGTAATATAAATGACCGTGACGGCGGTGCGATTGTCAGCGAATTAACAAAGCTGAATATCCCCTATCGTTTTGCAGAAAATGGCGGGGCGATCATGATTCCCGCAGCCAATGTCTATGAGACCCGACTTCGACTGGCTCAATTAGGGCTGCCAAAAGGCGGCGCAGTTGGCTTTGAATTGCTCGACCAGGAAAAGTTTGGCATCAGCCAATTCAGCGAGCAGATTAATTACCAACGTGCACTGGAAGGTGAGCTGTCCAGAACGATAGAAACGCTCGGCCCCGTTCAGAATGCGCGAGTCCACCTTGCCATACCGAAACCTTCACTGTTCGTGCGTGAGCAAAAAGCGCCCTCTTCTTCTGTCACCCTGACATTACAGCCGGGTCGTGCATTAGACGAAGGGCAAATCAATTCCATCGTTTATATGGTTTCCAGCAGTGTTGCTGGCCTGCCACCAGACAATGTTACGGTCGTCGATCAGACAGGACGCCTGTTAACCCAGGCTGGCGGCAGCGGCCGCGATCTGAATGCTGCACAACTGAAGTACAGTAACGAAGTCGAGGCGATGTACCAACGCCGTATAGAGTCAATTATCGCGCCCATGGTTGGCATGGGTAACGTACATGCCCAGGTCACCGCGCAAATCGATTTCTCTGCTCGCGAACAAACTGACGAACAGTATCAACCCAACCAACCGCCAGATAAAGCGGCTGTTCGCTCTCAGCAAACCAGCCAGAGTGAGCAAAAAGGAGGCCCGAACGTCGGTGGCGTTCCAGGTGCATTAACCAATCAGCCCGCACCGGCGCCTACAGCCCCTATCGCGACACCGCCAAATAATGCCAATGCGAACAATCAGGCTGGCCAGCAGAACCAAAACAATGCGGCAGGTGCGCAAGCTAATGCGGCAAATGCGAATACCGTTATTCAGACATCAAATGTTCGTAATGATGCAACAACCAACTATGAAGTCGACAAGACGATTTTACATACCAAACACAGTACGGGTGGTGTGAAGCGCTTGTCTGCGGCCGTTATTGTTAACTATCAGCCTCCTGGTGAGGACGGCAAACCGGTTGCACTGACGGAAGAACAGATCAAACAGATTGAAACAGTAGCACGCGAAGCAATGGGCTTCTCTACTGAACGTGGCGATACATTAAATGTCGTGAATACGCCATTTATGGATAGCACTGACGGTTCTGGCGAACTCCCCTTCTGGCAAAAACAAGCATTTTTCGATCTCCTGATGGAAGCTGGCCGCTGGCTGCTGGTTCTGATCGTTGCCTGGATTCTGTGGCGTAAACTGGTTCGTCCACAATTGCAGAGAAAAGCACAGCAACAAGAAGCGGCGCTGGCGGCGGCTGCACTATCTCAAGGTGCAGACAGCGATGTTATGGTCAACTTGAGTAGCTCGGAAGTTGAACAGCAGCGGAAATCGCAGCAACGCGTCAATGCAGAAATGCAAAGTAACCGCATACGTGAAATGGCAGAGAACGATCCACGCGTCGTCGCCCTGGTCATTCGCCAATGGATGAGTACTGAACTATGA
- the fliT gene encoding flagella biosynthesis regulatory protein FliT, whose protein sequence is MASPHRLLKDYQQLLSLSQKILHLAVSGQWDTLVEQEIVYVQSVEGLVNTPIPDEIDSMMRLHLRQILQEVMDNEAKVKQLLQKRMDELSSLMGQSLKQKSINTTYSEFAGQRAFPDDALPDETRS, encoded by the coding sequence ATGGCCTCCCCCCATCGGCTTCTAAAAGATTACCAACAGCTTTTGTCTCTGAGTCAAAAAATTCTTCATTTGGCCGTCAGCGGCCAATGGGATACGTTGGTTGAGCAAGAGATTGTTTATGTTCAGTCCGTTGAAGGCTTAGTTAACACGCCAATTCCTGACGAAATTGATAGCATGATGCGTTTGCATCTGCGACAGATTTTGCAGGAAGTGATGGATAATGAAGCGAAAGTAAAACAACTTCTGCAGAAGCGGATGGACGAGTTAAGTTCGTTAATGGGGCAATCACTGAAGCAAAAGTCAATTAATACGACTTATAGTGAATTTGCAGGGCAGCGGGCATTTCCTGATGATGCCTTGCCTGATGAAACACGCTCATAA
- the fliG gene encoding flagellar motor switch protein FliG: MTLTGTEKSAILLMTIGEDRAAEVFTHLSTKEVQHLSSAMANMRQVSQQQLLEILREFEADSEQYAALSVNAGDYLRSVLVKALGEERASSLLEDILESRDSTSGMETLNFMEPQIAADLIRDEHPQIIATILVHLKRAQAADILALFDERLRHDVMLRIATFGGVQPSALAELTDVLNGLLDGQNLKRSKMGGVRTAAEIINLMKTQQEEAVIDAVREFDGELAQKIIDEMFLFENLVDVDDRSIQRLLQEVESESLLLALKGAEEPLREKFLRNMSQRAAEILRDDLSTRGPVRMSQVENEQKAILLIVRRLADSGEMIIGGGEDAYV, translated from the coding sequence ATGACCCTGACAGGAACAGAAAAAAGCGCCATCTTATTGATGACCATTGGTGAAGACCGTGCTGCGGAAGTGTTTACTCATCTTTCGACTAAAGAAGTGCAGCACCTGAGTTCTGCAATGGCGAACATGAGACAGGTATCACAACAGCAGTTGCTCGAAATCCTGAGAGAATTTGAAGCTGATTCAGAGCAATATGCCGCTCTCAGTGTGAATGCTGGCGATTACCTTCGCTCAGTGCTTGTCAAAGCCCTTGGTGAAGAACGAGCATCTAGCCTGTTGGAAGATATTCTGGAGAGCCGCGACTCTACAAGTGGAATGGAAACGCTCAACTTTATGGAGCCGCAGATTGCCGCAGACCTTATTCGCGACGAGCACCCACAGATTATCGCAACAATTTTGGTGCACCTGAAGCGAGCTCAGGCTGCCGATATCTTAGCCCTGTTTGACGAACGTCTTCGTCATGACGTTATGCTACGTATCGCAACCTTCGGCGGCGTTCAGCCTTCCGCACTGGCAGAATTGACAGACGTTCTGAATGGCTTGCTGGATGGTCAGAATCTCAAACGCAGCAAAATGGGTGGTGTTCGTACTGCGGCTGAGATTATCAACCTGATGAAAACCCAGCAGGAAGAAGCAGTTATCGATGCAGTACGCGAATTCGATGGCGAACTGGCACAGAAAATTATCGACGAAATGTTTCTGTTCGAAAACCTGGTGGACGTGGACGACCGCAGCATCCAGCGCCTTCTGCAAGAAGTCGAATCCGAGTCTCTGCTGTTGGCATTGAAAGGTGCGGAAGAGCCTCTACGCGAGAAATTCCTGCGCAACATGTCTCAGCGTGCCGCAGAAATTCTTCGCGACGACCTTTCAACTCGCGGCCCAGTACGTATGTCACAGGTCGAAAACGAACAGAAAGCCATTCTGCTTATCGTCCGTCGACTGGCAGACAGCGGCGAGATGATTATCGGTGGCGGCGAGGATGC